A window of Belonocnema kinseyi isolate 2016_QV_RU_SX_M_011 chromosome 9, B_treatae_v1, whole genome shotgun sequence contains these coding sequences:
- the LOC117180247 gene encoding esterase E4-like: MLKIMNNSQASTLIFLYLVFLSQLVAEPLVKISQGLLQGTTFVTRNGKNITAFLGVPFAEPPVGELRFRSPVPEKPWNGVRLANKDANVCPQESNGKIKGDENCLYLNVYTPLREFNISVVNSDSDRSLLPVMVWIHGGGFYEGSSRTTSYHPSYILDKDILLVVLNYRLGIFGFLSTGDSVAPGNFGLKDQVLALKWVQKNIKFFGGNPNRVTIMGESAGGASVHFHVLSNASNGLFQQYVIQSGSALAPWAYRKRTPFTPFLNNVAEKVGCPISSSEDFINCLRKTSADKLMNVLEFSKDNFPILDWAPTDELESDEAFLTDSPKNLIAQNRMKDHPFISGTVADEGLLVTFRHYINKTSCPINHLVERVINNTSNHYGKSDDTPKFIKKVQEQYFNESIDSLPKEKILHNYTTFVGDSGFYYPQLILIEKMEKFSKSPFYFYSFGYLSLNMSKIFSKFDIKDPLGVAHAEDLSYLFPKENLKEISKNDEKILKLMIDLWTSFAINGKPTSDQLDDPNLWLPYAKNRSFLQIGNMLNNTDPAVTLEQNYFTPRMEFWKKQFPVL; this comes from the exons atgttaaaaatcatgAACAATTCACAAGCAtcgacattaatttttttatatcttgtatTTTTAAGCCAGTTAGTAGCAGAGCCTTTAGTGAAAATATCTCAAGGGCTCCTTCAAGGAACAACATTTGTAACAAGGAATGGCAAAAATATTACAGCATTTCTTGGTGTTCCATTTGCAGAGCCACCTGTTGGAGAACTCAG gttCAGAAGTCCTGTGCCTGAAAAACCTTGGAATGGAGTACGTTTAGCTAATAAGGATGCAAATGTCTGTCCTCAGGAATCAAATGGAAAAATCAAAGGCGATGAAAACTGTTTGTATTTGAATGTTTACACACCCCTACGAGAATTCAATATATCAGTA GTGAACAGCGATTCTGACAGATCCTTGCTACCAGTAATGGTATGGATTCATGGGGGAGGTTTTTATGAAGGGAGTAGTAGAACCACTTCTTATCATCCATCATACATTCTGGACAAAGATATTCTCCTTGTCGTTTTGAATTATCGACTAGGAATTTTTGGATTTCTCTCAACAGGCGATTCTGTAGCTCCAGGAAATTTTGGATTGAAGGATCAAGTCCTAGCCCTTAAATGGGTccagaaaaacattaaattttttggaggAAATCCAAACAGAGTCACAATCATGGGCGAAAGTGCTGGCGGGGCTTCAGTCCATTTTCATGTACTTTCGAATGCATCGAAtg GTCTTTTTCAACAATATGTAATTCAAAGTGGAAGTGCATTAGCTCCTTGGGCCTATCGAAAGAGAACCCCCTTTACACCTTTCCTAAATAATGTTGCTGAAAAAGTTGGCTGTCCAATCAGCAGCTCTGAAGATTTCATAAATTGCTTACGAAAAACAAGCGCTGATAAATTAATGAACGTACTCGAATTTTCGAAGGACAACTTCCCCATATTGGATTGGGCACCAACAGACGAATTAGAATCTGATGAAGCATTTTTGACAGACAGTCCTAAAAACTTAATAGcgcaaaatagaatgaaagatCACCCATTTATAAGTGGTACTGTTGCAGATGAAGGACTTTTAGTAACTTTCA GGCATTATATAAATAAGACATCTTGTCCAATTAACCATCTTGTGGAAAGAGTTATTAATAATACTTCCAACCACTACGGAAAGTCTGACGATACaccaaagtttataaaaaaagtgcaagaacaatattttaatgaatcaaTTGATTCTCTTCCCAAAGAgaag ATTCTTCATAATTACACGACCTTCGTAGGAGACAGTGGATTTTATTATCCACAAttgattttaatagaaaagatggaaaaattttcaaaaagtcctTTTTACTTCTACTCCTTTGGCTACTTGAGCTTAAATatgagtaaaattttttcaaagtttgatatAAAAGATCCTCTTGGGGTGGCTCATGCTGAAGATCTCTCCTATCTTTTTCCCAAagaaaacttaaaagaaatatCGAAAAATGATGAGAAAATCCTGAAGTTAATGATAGATTTATGGACGTCATTCGCAATAAATGG aaaaccAACTTCTGATCAGTTGGATGACCCGAATCTCTGGCTGCCTTATGCAAAAAACAGAAGCTTCCTTCAAATTGGAAACATGTTAAATAATACTGATCCAGCTGTAACACTTGAACAAAATTACTTTACGCCTCGaatggaattttggaaaaaacaatTTCCTGTGCTATAG